In one Armatimonadota bacterium genomic region, the following are encoded:
- a CDS encoding hydroxymethylglutaryl-CoA lyase — MGRFWSRWPRPMPDQIRIIEVAPRDGLQNEIEVVPTPVKAEFIRSLAAAGLREIEATSFVHPKWVPQLADAADLLTGLGPIPGVRISTLVPNEKGLERAVGLGVQAIAVFTAASEAFVQKNINMTVDESLAVFDRVIQSYRGQIPNGFVRGYLSTVVECPFSGRVSPGRVAELVAKLFELGCDEVSLGETIGVAIPAEVVGVAREVEKVTSQSKIAWHFHDTRGTAIANVSAMLDRGYRSFDSSAAGLGGCPYAPGAGGNLATEDLVYFAERSGLATGVDLEALARCSAPVLQVLGRPATAKSQLAVLAACKSL; from the coding sequence ATGGGCAGGTTTTGGTCAAGGTGGCCAAGGCCGATGCCTGACCAGATCCGCATCATCGAAGTTGCCCCGCGGGATGGGCTGCAAAACGAGATTGAAGTCGTCCCAACTCCAGTCAAAGCCGAATTCATCCGGAGTCTGGCGGCAGCCGGGCTCCGAGAGATCGAAGCCACGAGCTTTGTCCACCCCAAATGGGTGCCGCAATTGGCCGATGCCGCCGACCTGCTGACCGGGCTCGGCCCCATTCCGGGAGTCCGCATTTCGACCTTGGTTCCTAATGAGAAAGGGCTCGAACGGGCCGTCGGCCTGGGAGTCCAAGCGATTGCGGTGTTCACGGCGGCCAGCGAGGCATTTGTCCAAAAGAACATCAACATGACCGTGGACGAGTCGCTTGCGGTTTTTGACCGTGTGATCCAAAGTTATCGTGGCCAGATCCCAAACGGGTTTGTCCGGGGGTATCTCAGCACGGTCGTCGAGTGCCCTTTTTCGGGCCGGGTCTCTCCGGGCCGCGTTGCCGAACTCGTGGCGAAGCTCTTTGAATTGGGTTGCGACGAAGTCAGCCTCGGCGAAACCATCGGCGTCGCGATCCCAGCCGAGGTGGTGGGAGTTGCTCGGGAGGTTGAAAAAGTGACCAGTCAGTCTAAGATTGCTTGGCATTTTCACGACACCCGGGGCACGGCCATTGCGAACGTGTCTGCGATGTTGGACCGCGGTTACCGCTCATTTGATTCGAGTGCTGCGGGCTTGGGCGGGTGCCCTTATGCCCCCGGTGCCGGCGGCAATTTGGCGACCGAAGATTTGGTCTACTTTGCCGAGCGGTCCGGCCTTGCTACCGGTGTTGACCTGGAAGCGTTGGCCCGGTGTTCTGCCCCGGTTCTCCAGGTGCTTGGCCGTCCGGCGACGGCAAAGAGCCAGCTGGCGGTTTTGGCGGCTTGTAAGTCGCTTTAG
- a CDS encoding biotin/lipoyl-binding protein gives MKVLVNGVETELGAVTGAKVTRDGDRLRIATPQGVKSAVAVTHGDSTFVSVDGRVYEVAKASSARLKSQAAGNGEGRAPMPGQIVEVLVKNGDQVIAGQTLIVMEAMKMQQPVKADFDGVVEGLGVKPGDQVTDGQVLVKVAKADA, from the coding sequence ATGAAAGTCTTGGTGAACGGAGTTGAGACAGAGCTGGGTGCCGTAACCGGGGCAAAGGTGACCCGCGACGGCGACCGGTTGCGGATCGCCACTCCCCAGGGCGTCAAAAGCGCGGTTGCCGTCACCCATGGCGACTCCACGTTTGTGAGCGTCGACGGCCGCGTTTACGAAGTGGCAAAAGCGTCGTCGGCCCGCCTGAAATCGCAAGCGGCAGGAAATGGCGAAGGGCGCGCCCCGATGCCCGGCCAAATCGTGGAAGTGCTGGTGAAAAATGGCGATCAGGTGATTGCCGGCCAAACCTTGATCGTGATGGAAGCGATGAAGATGCAGCAGCCCGTCAAGGCCGATTTCGACGGGGTCGTCGAAGGGCTCGGCGTTAAACCCGGCGACCAGGTGACCGATGGGCAGGTTTTGGTCAAGGTGGCCAAGGCCGATGCCTGA
- a CDS encoding gamma-glutamyl-gamma-aminobutyrate hydrolase family protein, translated as MTSPRTGLENGRIYIERNYVDRVAAAGGAPVLIPPGIDGAAIGPLLDGLVIPGGNDIDPAAWGEPLHPEADLEYPGRTAIEQEVFANLRPEAPVLGICYGCQLVNVILGGSLEQHMPDRLGHDDHRKVGMQDYRVVEGSRLAGIVGPQARGDSSHHQAVARTGRGLVVSAWHEDGTVEAIESTEGRWFLGLQWHPERSDVPESDLLFEAFVQAVIAAKAARV; from the coding sequence ATGACAAGCCCCCGGACCGGGCTCGAAAACGGGCGCATCTACATCGAGCGGAACTATGTGGATCGTGTCGCCGCCGCCGGCGGCGCCCCGGTTCTGATTCCGCCGGGGATCGATGGCGCGGCCATCGGACCCCTGCTTGACGGGTTGGTGATCCCCGGTGGCAATGACATCGATCCGGCCGCGTGGGGGGAACCGCTCCACCCCGAGGCCGATTTGGAATACCCCGGGCGGACCGCCATCGAACAGGAAGTCTTCGCCAACCTCCGGCCGGAAGCCCCGGTATTGGGGATTTGCTACGGGTGCCAGTTGGTCAACGTGATTTTGGGCGGCTCACTGGAACAACATATGCCCGACCGCCTGGGCCACGACGACCACCGCAAAGTCGGGATGCAGGATTACAGGGTCGTGGAAGGCTCGCGATTGGCCGGCATTGTCGGCCCCCAAGCCCGGGGAGATAGCTCGCACCACCAGGCGGTGGCGCGTACCGGCCGGGGACTCGTGGTCAGCGCCTGGCACGAAGATGGGACCGTGGAAGCGATCGAAAGCACGGAAGGCCGCTGGTTTTTGGGTTTGCAATGGCATCCGGAGCGCAGCGACGTGCCGGAATCCGACCTCTTGTTTGAGGCCTTTGTCCAAGCCGTGATTGCGGCCAAGGCGGCCCGCGTATGA
- a CDS encoding 2-oxo acid dehydrogenase subunit E2, whose amino-acid sequence MPEIQLSIPAIGEGLQEARVVALLKQPGEMIARDEAIYQMETDKAVMDVESSVSGRVVRWLAAPDDVLAIGAPILVVDSSESDSSQPAPAPAREPAGTVSLRIPAIGEGLQEARLVAILKQVGEPVRRDEAVYQIETDKAVMDVECPYEGEVMEWLAQVDDVLPIGAEVARFRTGDAVGEPSSAAAPAPASAPSAPPAQSAATGGRRRDIPPRTRSYAKEKGLTAEQLESVPAAGAKLMPADIDAFLAGGAKSAAPSRGGNYSEQPMGGKQRVLASRLQRGNQIVVPGMMSVVVDWGQIETLREEQKAKGGDFQPSSFTYFAYAVAKTAASHPVMRSTLVGDNVIRTYDNLQLGIAVALPGDELVVAVVRDADSLGWEEFASQARERINEARGGKDQADESVTLSITNMAGHGIREAMAVVVPPGVATIFLGEAYNGLANDVPGEFKVMRCANVGITIDHRLINGVGGAEFLNAIRDNVAGIRGLCS is encoded by the coding sequence ATGCCAGAGATTCAACTATCGATCCCCGCCATCGGCGAAGGGTTGCAAGAGGCGCGGGTTGTCGCGCTGCTCAAGCAGCCCGGCGAAATGATCGCGCGCGACGAAGCGATCTACCAGATGGAGACCGACAAGGCGGTGATGGACGTCGAGTCTTCGGTTTCCGGCCGGGTAGTGCGTTGGCTTGCCGCCCCCGATGACGTGTTGGCGATCGGCGCGCCCATCTTGGTCGTGGATTCATCGGAATCCGATTCATCCCAACCTGCGCCCGCGCCGGCAAGGGAACCTGCGGGCACAGTCAGCCTCCGCATCCCGGCCATCGGGGAAGGTCTCCAAGAAGCGCGGCTGGTGGCGATTTTGAAGCAAGTGGGCGAACCGGTCAGGCGGGACGAGGCGGTCTACCAAATTGAAACCGACAAAGCCGTCATGGATGTGGAGTGCCCTTATGAAGGTGAGGTCATGGAATGGCTTGCTCAAGTTGATGACGTCTTGCCGATCGGGGCCGAAGTCGCCCGCTTCCGGACCGGCGATGCTGTCGGGGAACCAAGCTCTGCTGCCGCGCCCGCCCCGGCATCCGCGCCATCTGCCCCTCCAGCCCAATCGGCAGCCACTGGGGGGCGCCGGCGCGATATCCCGCCCCGCACCCGATCCTATGCCAAAGAAAAAGGGTTGACGGCCGAACAGCTGGAATCCGTTCCCGCAGCGGGGGCCAAACTGATGCCCGCCGATATTGACGCCTTTTTGGCCGGAGGTGCCAAATCCGCCGCCCCAAGCCGTGGCGGGAACTATTCCGAACAGCCGATGGGCGGCAAACAAAGGGTTTTGGCGAGCCGCCTGCAGCGGGGCAACCAGATCGTTGTGCCGGGCATGATGTCGGTGGTTGTGGATTGGGGGCAGATCGAAACACTCCGCGAAGAGCAAAAGGCCAAAGGCGGCGACTTCCAGCCCAGCAGTTTCACTTACTTCGCCTATGCCGTCGCCAAAACCGCGGCATCCCACCCCGTCATGCGGTCTACCCTGGTCGGCGACAACGTCATCCGGACCTATGACAACCTGCAACTTGGAATCGCGGTGGCGTTGCCCGGGGATGAATTGGTGGTGGCCGTCGTCCGCGATGCCGACTCCCTGGGTTGGGAAGAGTTTGCCAGCCAAGCCCGCGAACGGATCAACGAAGCTAGGGGCGGCAAGGACCAAGCCGACGAATCGGTGACGCTGAGCATCACCAACATGGCCGGGCATGGGATCCGCGAGGCGATGGCCGTTGTCGTCCCCCCCGGTGTCGCGACCATTTTCTTGGGCGAAGCCTATAACGGCCTGGCCAATGATGTCCCCGGCGAGTTCAAAGTCATGCGCTGCGCCAACGTGGGCATCACCATCGACCACCGGCTCATCAACGGAGTCGGCGGGGCTGAGTTCCTGAATGCGATCCGGGACAACGTGGCGGGGATCCGCGGGCTCTGTTCGTGA
- a CDS encoding histidine triad nucleotide-binding protein — MPTIFSKIISREIPADIVYEDEWVVAFRDIQPQAPVHILIVTRAEISGLAEVPVEGDHTHIFNAARKIALEQGIAGEGYRLVINQGENAGQTVPHLHAHLLGGGRLGGFGVPDSGS, encoded by the coding sequence ATGCCGACCATTTTTTCCAAGATCATCTCGCGGGAGATCCCAGCCGACATCGTCTATGAAGACGAGTGGGTCGTGGCGTTCCGGGATATCCAACCCCAAGCCCCTGTCCACATCCTCATCGTCACCAGGGCCGAGATCTCGGGTTTGGCCGAAGTGCCGGTAGAAGGCGACCACACCCACATCTTCAATGCTGCTCGCAAAATCGCCTTAGAGCAGGGGATTGCTGGCGAGGGATACCGGTTGGTCATCAACCAGGGAGAGAACGCGGGCCAGACCGTGCCCCACCTCCACGCCCATTTGCTGGGTGGCGGCCGCCTCGGCGGGTTCGGCGTCCCGGATTCGGGCTCTTGA
- the rplK gene encoding 50S ribosomal protein L11 — protein sequence MAKKILSVIKLNIDAGKGNPAPPVGPALGQAGINMMEFLKKFNDMTAKQMGFKLPVEITVFEDRSYTFVVKEPLMSALIKNAVGIQKGSSNPSKETAAILTKEKAIEVAKLKMPDLNTDDVEEAIKIVAGTARSMGIDTNF from the coding sequence ATGGCAAAAAAGATCCTTTCTGTCATCAAGTTGAACATCGACGCCGGTAAAGGCAACCCGGCGCCGCCGGTCGGGCCTGCACTCGGCCAAGCCGGCATCAACATGATGGAATTTTTGAAGAAGTTCAACGACATGACCGCCAAGCAGATGGGGTTCAAACTCCCCGTCGAAATCACGGTGTTCGAAGACCGATCCTACACCTTTGTCGTTAAAGAACCCCTGATGAGCGCCCTCATCAAAAATGCCGTCGGCATCCAAAAGGGCAGCAGCAACCCGAGCAAAGAGACCGCCGCAATCCTCACCAAGGAAAAGGCGATCGAAGTGGCCAAATTGAAAATGCCCGACCTGAACACCGACGATGTCGAAGAAGCGATCAAAATCGTCGCCGGAACTGCCCGGTCGATGGGTATTGACACCAACTTCTAA
- a CDS encoding 5'-nucleotidase C-terminal domain-containing protein — translation MRIPLTAFATLALVAAAFGGPDTESFGPGQAIADEIKTVAGADIAWIPAGMLEEEAKGDLSTYLKFGTDEIAVVSLTGEQVKLALEKSANLYPSPNPSFLQVSGLEVSFSKSAPAESRIKAVMVNGAELNPKQNYDVAMPVTIARGGLGFFTVWKKTSITRTMSGVTLENVLKGKSGFVRTARWKVVD, via the coding sequence ATGCGCATCCCGCTCACCGCCTTTGCGACACTCGCGCTGGTTGCCGCCGCCTTCGGCGGGCCGGACACCGAGTCGTTTGGCCCGGGCCAAGCCATTGCCGACGAAATTAAGACCGTCGCGGGGGCCGACATCGCCTGGATCCCGGCGGGGATGCTGGAAGAAGAAGCCAAGGGCGACCTTTCCACTTATTTGAAATTCGGTACCGACGAAATCGCTGTCGTCTCCCTCACTGGCGAGCAGGTCAAGCTGGCGCTTGAAAAATCCGCCAACCTTTACCCCTCGCCCAACCCCAGCTTTTTGCAAGTCTCGGGGCTCGAGGTCTCATTCTCCAAGTCGGCCCCGGCCGAAAGCCGGATCAAGGCGGTCATGGTCAACGGCGCCGAATTGAATCCGAAGCAAAACTACGACGTTGCCATGCCCGTCACCATTGCCCGGGGCGGACTCGGGTTCTTCACGGTCTGGAAGAAGACTTCCATCACCCGGACAATGTCGGGCGTAACCTTGGAAAACGTGCTCAAAGGCAAATCGGGATTCGTCCGCACCGCCCGCTGGAAAGTCGTCGACTAA
- a CDS encoding DNA gyrase subunit B, whose amino-acid sequence MSETPEENIDLNPGQPEVTSREATEEDKLTKKVEATYDASSITVLEGLEAVRKRPGMYVGDNGKKGLHQMFREALDNGVDEAMAGHADQIDVILYTDGSISVEDNGRGIPVGIHEKEGISALTVVMTKLHAGGKFGDGGGYKVSGGLHGVGISCTNALSEWMVTTVTQKGEIHQQRFEAGVPVTSVEVIGKSKKHGTKQHWKPDPTALTTVEHDPTIIRRRLKELAYLNPKVTFTLEIQGSEEAKETFFFERGIVQLVEDVNDAETVIHKPIYFHRVREDMELEVSLQYNTGFHTNILAYCNNIHQPDGGTHVSGFGQALTRVINSYARKMNLLKEKDRNFTADDVAEGVTAVISLKIQNPSYNSQDKVKLVTPEVQGATNSLVGDGLSTYLEENPAVGKRIVEKAQLAQQAREAARKAAEAVKRSSAMEAFGLPGKLSDCVSRNPAECELFLVEGDSAGGTVKQARDRMTQALLPLRGKILNVERARIDKALDNEEIKSLIAALGAGVDIHTSRATDVDGEQPADEKQSEHFNIEKLRYHKIIIMTDADVDGEHIRTLLLTFFYRYMKPLITHGNLYFAQPPLFVIRAGKDERFYAMDEEERDNIVRELKKKNYTITRFKGLGEMNAEELEETTMNSESRRLIKVGYEKEFDSDVEQMFMRLMGDKVEPRRDFIMSHAKEAEDLDWHY is encoded by the coding sequence ATGAGCGAAACGCCCGAAGAGAACATCGACCTAAACCCCGGACAACCCGAGGTCACGAGCCGAGAGGCCACTGAAGAGGACAAGCTCACCAAAAAGGTCGAGGCCACCTACGACGCCAGCAGCATCACTGTTTTGGAAGGGTTGGAGGCGGTTCGCAAACGCCCCGGCATGTACGTGGGCGACAACGGCAAGAAAGGCCTCCACCAAATGTTCCGCGAGGCGCTGGATAACGGCGTCGATGAGGCCATGGCCGGCCACGCCGACCAGATCGACGTCATCCTCTACACCGACGGTTCGATCAGCGTGGAAGACAATGGCCGCGGCATCCCGGTCGGCATCCATGAAAAAGAAGGGATCTCGGCCCTTACCGTCGTCATGACCAAGCTCCACGCCGGAGGAAAATTCGGCGACGGCGGCGGCTACAAAGTCTCCGGTGGGTTGCACGGGGTCGGGATTAGCTGCACCAACGCTCTCTCGGAATGGATGGTCACCACCGTCACTCAAAAGGGCGAAATCCACCAACAGCGGTTCGAAGCCGGTGTCCCGGTGACCTCGGTCGAAGTCATCGGTAAATCCAAAAAGCACGGCACCAAACAACATTGGAAGCCCGACCCCACCGCCCTGACCACGGTGGAACACGACCCCACCATCATCCGCCGCCGGCTAAAGGAGCTCGCCTACCTCAATCCCAAAGTCACGTTCACCCTGGAAATCCAAGGGTCTGAAGAGGCCAAAGAAACCTTCTTCTTCGAACGGGGGATCGTCCAATTGGTTGAAGATGTGAACGATGCCGAAACGGTCATCCACAAGCCCATTTACTTCCACCGCGTCCGAGAAGACATGGAGCTCGAAGTCTCCCTGCAATACAACACCGGGTTCCACACCAACATCCTCGCCTATTGCAACAACATCCACCAACCAGATGGTGGAACTCACGTTTCCGGATTCGGACAGGCCCTGACCCGGGTCATCAACAGCTACGCCCGAAAGATGAACCTCCTCAAAGAGAAGGATCGTAACTTCACCGCCGATGACGTGGCCGAAGGGGTCACCGCCGTCATCTCGCTCAAAATCCAAAACCCCAGCTACAACTCGCAAGACAAAGTCAAACTGGTCACCCCGGAAGTCCAGGGTGCCACCAACTCACTGGTCGGCGACGGGCTCAGCACCTATTTGGAAGAAAACCCCGCTGTCGGCAAGCGCATCGTCGAAAAGGCCCAACTCGCCCAACAAGCCCGCGAAGCCGCCCGCAAAGCGGCCGAAGCCGTCAAGAGGTCTTCTGCAATGGAGGCCTTTGGCCTGCCCGGCAAACTTAGCGACTGCGTAAGCCGCAATCCAGCCGAGTGCGAACTGTTCCTGGTTGAAGGGGATTCGGCCGGCGGCACGGTTAAACAAGCTCGCGACCGCATGACCCAAGCCCTCCTGCCCCTCCGCGGCAAGATCCTCAACGTCGAACGGGCCCGCATCGACAAAGCCCTGGATAACGAGGAAATCAAGTCGCTCATTGCCGCCCTCGGCGCCGGGGTTGACATCCACACCAGCCGGGCCACCGATGTCGACGGGGAACAACCCGCCGACGAAAAACAAAGCGAGCACTTCAACATCGAAAAGCTCCGCTATCACAAAATCATCATCATGACGGACGCCGACGTGGACGGCGAACACATCCGCACCCTGCTCCTCACATTCTTCTACCGGTACATGAAGCCGCTGATCACCCACGGCAATCTCTACTTTGCCCAGCCGCCGCTGTTCGTCATCCGGGCCGGCAAGGACGAGCGGTTCTACGCGATGGACGAAGAAGAACGCGACAACATCGTCCGCGAACTCAAAAAGAAGAACTACACCATCACCCGGTTCAAAGGCCTTGGTGAAATGAACGCCGAAGAGCTTGAAGAAACGACCATGAACTCCGAATCGCGCCGGCTCATCAAAGTCGGCTACGAAAAAGAGTTCGACAGCGATGTCGAACAGATGTTCATGAGGCTTATGGGAGACAAAGTCGAACCCCGGCGCGACTTCATCATGAGCCACGCCAAGGAAGCCGAAGACCTCGACTGGCACTATTGA
- the tsaE gene encoding tRNA (adenosine(37)-N6)-threonylcarbamoyltransferase complex ATPase subunit type 1 TsaE: MDTRFVGSEREMVALGQELSALWHAGDIVLLFGDLGAGKTTLVRGVMESLNWEGAVRSPTFNLMQIYPTKVPVMHADLYRVASATGIGLEEYFDDHLCLIEWPDRLGDLIDGAKCWRIQIEFEGDGRLVSVADPHK, from the coding sequence GTGGATACGCGGTTTGTCGGTTCGGAGCGGGAAATGGTGGCCCTTGGTCAAGAGCTTTCGGCGTTGTGGCATGCCGGAGATATTGTTTTGCTGTTTGGCGATTTGGGGGCAGGCAAAACGACGCTTGTCCGGGGAGTGATGGAAAGCCTTAATTGGGAAGGTGCCGTCCGGTCGCCGACTTTCAACCTGATGCAGATATATCCAACCAAAGTGCCGGTGATGCACGCCGATTTGTACCGGGTTGCTTCGGCAACGGGAATCGGTTTGGAGGAGTACTTTGACGACCACCTGTGCCTGATCGAATGGCCAGACCGGTTGGGGGATCTGATCGATGGGGCAAAGTGCTGGCGGATTCAGATCGAGTTTGAAGGGGATGGGAGGCTCGTTTCGGTCGCCGACCCCCACAAGTGA
- a CDS encoding dihydrodipicolinate synthase family protein, producing the protein MHGVWPAAVTPFDSEGAVDGPSLIRLLSFFRASGCQGVVVAGTNGEGPSLSAVEKRDLLRLAVKSEMPCLLGIAMPSLTEAVWLAEQAGKCGAAGVLLMAPGYFRNASAKGVVNWMLAVADSSPVPVVAYNFPKYTGFTFDADVVKALARHPNIQGFKDSSGDRANLAMFRFMAPDAALMVGDETLAVEAGQAGWQGCISGAANLIPNWLCQCVSEPKGVSFEVVLPVVQAIRAEVQPAANKAVLHRWGVISRPDVRLPLLADSECLLAETIESRLGMNRNNLGIPPGEYGD; encoded by the coding sequence ATGCACGGCGTTTGGCCGGCGGCGGTGACGCCGTTCGATTCGGAGGGGGCGGTCGATGGGCCGAGCCTCATCCGGCTCCTCTCATTTTTCCGCGCCTCTGGGTGCCAAGGGGTTGTCGTCGCCGGTACGAATGGCGAAGGGCCGAGCCTGAGCGCCGTGGAAAAGCGAGACCTCTTGCGGTTGGCGGTCAAATCGGAGATGCCTTGCCTGCTCGGGATTGCGATGCCCAGCCTCACCGAGGCCGTTTGGCTGGCGGAACAGGCCGGGAAGTGCGGGGCCGCTGGAGTTTTGCTGATGGCCCCCGGCTATTTTCGGAATGCTTCCGCCAAAGGTGTGGTGAATTGGATGTTGGCCGTCGCCGATTCCAGCCCGGTTCCGGTGGTGGCCTACAACTTTCCCAAATACACCGGGTTCACGTTCGATGCCGACGTGGTCAAGGCGTTGGCCCGGCACCCCAACATTCAGGGGTTCAAAGATTCTAGCGGCGATCGGGCCAATTTGGCGATGTTCCGGTTCATGGCCCCCGATGCCGCCTTGATGGTCGGCGACGAGACCTTGGCGGTCGAAGCTGGGCAAGCCGGTTGGCAGGGATGCATCAGTGGGGCCGCCAACCTGATCCCCAATTGGCTGTGCCAGTGCGTCAGCGAGCCGAAGGGCGTTTCGTTCGAGGTTGTTCTCCCGGTGGTCCAGGCCATTCGGGCGGAAGTCCAACCGGCCGCCAACAAGGCAGTGCTCCACCGGTGGGGCGTGATCTCCCGGCCCGATGTCCGGCTCCCCCTGCTCGCGGATAGCGAATGCCTCTTGGCGGAAACCATCGAGTCACGCTTGGGGATGAACCGCAACAACCTCGGGATCCCCCCGGGAGAATACGGGGATTGA
- a CDS encoding HlyC/CorC family transporter: MICYNSAANERRPRSDTAPPPDIRHGPPAMSDLVFALVGLLFFAGSAFFVAAEYALVSARESRIAPAAKKGSSADKLALKAISEQSRYVAGNQVAITFLNIAIGAVLEPWLSRKLEPLFPLSFPEWAISLFSIVIVSYPLVVLGELVPKYLALKFPEAILRLVVRPLGWAVTLLKPVIWLFQKSGELVLRVLNIPTDDGGAAISREELHFMIRSGEESGGIHEDHADVVSKALRLDELDAEDAMLHRLDIKWLDAGATKEEVLEQLAQIGHSRIPVCRGDVDDIVGIAYLNDIVIHLQKPDFNLEAIARPAVYVPESLTLNRLVEVMRETKTQIVIVQDEYGGTQGLVTLEDVIEEIFGDLEDRLESDRPAIERTSPSRISLRPDVRYDELIDFLEWDDDSDAGFNRQTLAAIIVEKLERTPKLGDTVEIAIGRLRVEQAAKSRITRIGFYPVERVFTGEGE, from the coding sequence GTGATCTGCTACAATAGTGCCGCCAATGAGCGACGACCCCGTTCCGATACGGCCCCGCCGCCGGACATCCGCCATGGCCCCCCGGCCATGAGCGACTTGGTTTTTGCCCTCGTCGGGCTTCTTTTCTTTGCCGGATCGGCCTTTTTCGTCGCTGCGGAATACGCTTTGGTCTCGGCCCGCGAGAGCCGCATCGCCCCTGCGGCAAAAAAGGGGAGCTCGGCCGATAAACTCGCCCTCAAAGCGATCAGCGAACAATCGCGGTACGTTGCCGGTAACCAGGTCGCGATTACCTTCCTCAACATCGCCATCGGCGCGGTGCTGGAACCGTGGCTGAGCCGCAAGCTCGAACCGCTCTTCCCCCTTTCGTTCCCCGAATGGGCGATCAGCCTGTTTAGCATTGTCATTGTCAGCTACCCGCTCGTCGTGCTTGGCGAACTCGTTCCCAAATACCTCGCGCTCAAATTCCCTGAAGCCATCCTCCGGCTCGTGGTCCGACCGCTCGGCTGGGCTGTCACCCTCCTCAAGCCAGTCATTTGGCTCTTCCAAAAATCTGGCGAGTTGGTTCTCAGGGTCCTCAACATCCCCACGGACGACGGTGGTGCGGCCATCAGCCGCGAAGAACTGCACTTCATGATCCGGAGCGGGGAGGAATCGGGCGGGATCCACGAAGACCATGCCGACGTCGTTTCTAAGGCCCTGCGGCTCGACGAACTGGACGCCGAAGACGCCATGCTGCACCGGCTCGACATCAAATGGCTGGATGCCGGTGCCACAAAGGAAGAGGTCTTGGAGCAATTGGCCCAGATCGGGCACAGCCGGATCCCGGTCTGCCGGGGGGATGTCGACGACATCGTCGGGATCGCCTATCTCAACGACATCGTCATCCATTTGCAAAAACCGGATTTCAACCTCGAAGCAATCGCACGGCCCGCCGTCTATGTTCCAGAGAGCCTGACCTTGAACAGATTGGTCGAAGTTATGAGGGAGACGAAGACCCAGATCGTTATTGTCCAGGACGAATACGGCGGAACCCAAGGCCTCGTCACCCTGGAAGACGTCATCGAAGAGATTTTTGGCGATTTGGAAGATCGGCTGGAAAGCGATCGGCCCGCCATCGAACGCACCAGCCCCAGCCGGATCAGCCTCCGGCCCGATGTGCGCTACGACGAGCTGATCGACTTTTTGGAATGGGATGACGACAGCGATGCCGGGTTCAACAGACAGACCTTGGCCGCAATCATCGTCGAAAAACTGGAGCGGACTCCCAAATTGGGCGACACGGTCGAAATCGCCATCGGGCGGCTCCGCGTGGAGCAGGCGGCCAAAAGCCGGATTACCCGCATCGGCTTCTACCCGGTGGAACGGGTGTTCACCGGCGAAGGCGAATAG